The following coding sequences lie in one Paramormyrops kingsleyae isolate MSU_618 chromosome 15, PKINGS_0.4, whole genome shotgun sequence genomic window:
- the LOC111858581 gene encoding cystathionine gamma-lyase, translating to MDSSRQADCSNGFQELFKSFATDAIHVGQEPEQWNSMAVVPPISLSTTFKQHGPGDHAGFEYSRSGNPTRNCLERAVAALDGAKYCLSFASGLAATMNITHMLKANDGIVCMNDVYGGTNRYFSRVAAEVGLSVSFADCTQLDVLRNALKPNTKLLWIETPTNPMMKVVDIEACSKIAHEYSKDIIVVVDNTFMSSYFQRPLALGADICMYSATKYMNGHSDVVMGLASVNRDDLYERLKYLQNAIGAVPSPFDCYLCNRGLKTLHLRMQQHFRNGMAAARFLEADPRVEKVIFPGLPSHPQHELMKKQCTGCPGMITFYIKGTLEHATAFLRNLKLFSLAESLGGYESLAEHPAIMTHASVPEGDRALLGISDTLIRLSVGLEDEEDIIRDLDYALSKAHPQAK from the exons ATGGATTCCAGTAGACAGGCGGATTGTTCCAACGGCTTTCAGGAGCTATTTAAGTCCTTCGCGACAGATGCCATCCATGTGGGTCAGGAGCCGGAGCAGTGGAATTCGATGGCCGTGGTGCCCCCCATATCGCTCTCCACCACGTTTAAACAGCACGGACCCGGAGACCATGCG GGTTTTGAGTACAGTCGAAGTGGAAACCCAACACGGAACTGTCTTGAGAGAGCAGTTGCTGCATTAGATGGTGCAAAGTATT GTCTTTCCTTTGCCTCGGGACTGGCTGCAACAATGAACATCACACACATGCTGAAGGCTAATGATGGCATCGTGTGTATGAATGATGTCTATGGAG GAACAAACCGATATTTCAGCAGAGTTGCTGCAGAAGTTGGCCTCAGTGTGTCATTCGCTGACTGCACGCAGCTTGACGTTCTGAGGAATGCTCTCAAGCCAAATACAAAG CTGCTCTGGATTGAGACTCCGACAAACCCGATGATGAAAGTGGTGGACATCGAGGCCTGCTCTAAGATTGCTCATGAATACAGCAAGGACATTATCGTGGTGGTGGACAACACGttcatgtcatcttactttcaG CGCCCCCTAGCACTTGGAGCCGATATCTGCATGTACTCTGCCACCAAGTACATGAATG GCCACAGCGATGTTGTTATGGGGCTTGCGTCGGTAAATCGTGACGACCTGTACGAGCGTCTGAAATATTTGCAAAATG CCATTGGCGCAGTCCCTTCCCCCTTCGACTGCTACCTGTGTAACCGCGGGCTGAAGACCCTTCACCTGCGCATGCAGCAGCACTTCAGGAACGGCATGGCAGCAGCCCGGTTCTTAGAGGCCGACCCGCGAGTGGAGAAGGTTATATTTCCAG GGCTGCCTTCCCACCCCCAGCACGAGCTGATGAAGAAGCAATGCACCGGCTGTCCTGGCATGATCACCTTCTACATCAAGGGCACCTTGGAGCACGCCACCGCCTTCCTCCGCAACCTCAAG CTGTTTTCCCTCGCTGAGAGTCTTGGGGGTTACGAAAGCCTTGCAGAGCACCC TGCGATCATGACGCACGCCTCAGTGCCTGAGGGTGACCGGGCCCTTCTGGGCATCAGTGACACACTCATCCGCCTGTCCGTGGGactggaggatgaggaggacaTCATTAGGGACCTGGACTACGCTCTCAGTAAAGCC CATCCTCAGGCAAAATAG
- the LOC111858574 gene encoding uncharacterized protein isoform X2 gives MVCCAAWGCSNRSEKGVKMYGFPSDTKRRKKWLAQVRRRNFTITNDYNNKKLCQEHFHADQFVKTKKGKTRLRADAIPTIFVHRRVVKKKRAPILQCTPLLVNVKHIAVEHSYSVKGSTAFLSSSSTDALSHNSPAASLLLHPAAPSAPTVLQLPLDAVNPKLAELHHNTERLPKTQENEWIAVIHGDAWNPGPEMWISGCHSMSGKKRDDPLHPDFVPSLFSFTSTTDQTWAVNNLERHIQSQEVSEKRHVNACKELAATALLNLHQSPTSEAEVQVVEIQSPEVQTEERHNDITSLHEQIKSLSTKCQSLRDKVHKLESELKFCTLDASQFDDDKMKYFTGLPNLQTFMLLFSNVSSVHPATAEQNKPTWELLLTLMKLRLNLSEEFLGHLFGINQSTVSRIFLHWIHVMANKLQPLILWPKREDGTISFVSKAWGGRFTDKHLTKYSGFLEQLLPGDLVLAERDFTMEDSVDLFCAELVTPPSMRGKKRLSRKDIKSAREISVVRNHVKRVIGVLRQKYTILGSTLPVNLIRVEQNGKVEDSLIDKIVLTCCALCNLCQTVVPSD, from the exons ATGGTTTGCTGTGCGGCATGGGGATGCTCCAATCGCTCAGAGAAAGGAGTAAAAATGTATGGTTTCCCCAGTGACACgaagaggagaaaaaaatggTTGGCTCAAGTCCGCAGGAGAAATTTCACTATAACGAATGattacaacaacaaaaaactatGTCAG GAACATTTTCATGCAGACCAATTTGTGAAGACCAAAAAGGGCAAGACTAGACTGAGAGCAGATGCTATTCCCACCATCTTTGTGCATCGCCGTGTGGTCAAAAAGAAGAGAGCCCCTATACTACAATGCACCCCTCTACTTGTAAATGTAAagcacatagctgttgagcacAGCTATAGTGTTAAAGGTAGCACAG CATTCCTGAGCAGCAGTAGCACTGATGCTCTGTCACATAACAGTCCTGCAGCATCACTGCTCCTCCACCCCGCAGCACCCAGTGCTCCTACG GTCCTCCAACTTCCCTTGGATGCCGTGAATCCAAAATTAGCTGAGCTGCATCATAATACAGAAAG GCTGCCAAAAACTcaagaaaatgaatggattgCTGTAATCCACGGAGACGCCTGGAATCCAGGCCCCGAGATGTGGATTTCCGGTTGTCATTCCATGTCAG gaaaaaaGAGAGATGATCCCCTACACCCTGACTTTGTGCCAAGTCTTTTCAGTTTCACCTCCACCACTGATCAGACTTGGGCTGTCAACAACCTGGAAAGACATATACAATCTCAAGAAGTTTCTGAGAAAAGACATGTCAACGCATGTAAAGAGCTAGCTGCCACAGCTCTCCTGAACCTGCATCAAAGTCCTACCTCAGAAGCAGAAGTACAGGTTGTTGAAATCCAAAGCCCTGAGGTCCAGACAGAGGAGAGACACAATGACATTACCTCATTACACGAACAGATTAAATCTTTAAGCACCAAATGTCAATCACTGAGAGATAAAGTTCACAAATTAGAAAGTGAGTTGAAGTTTTGTACTCTTGATGCTTCACAATTTGATGACgacaaaatgaaatatttcacCGGACTACCCAACTTACAGACTTTCATGTTATTGTTCAGCAATGTGTCATCAGTTCATCCTGCTACTGCAGAACAGAACAAGCCTACTTGGGAGCTTCTCCTTACATTGATGAAACTGCGCCTCAATCTGTCTGAGGAATTCTTAGGTCACCTCTTTGGGATTAATCAGTCAACAGTATCTAGAATCTTTCTCCATTGGATACATGTCATGGCAAACAAGCTTCAGCCCCTAATATTGTGGCCGAAAAGAGAAGAC GGTACCATCTCCTTTGTGTCAAAGGCCTGGGGTGGACGTTTCACAGACAAACACCTTACCAAATACAGTGGGTTCCTTGAACAGCTCCTGCCAGGGGACTTGGTACTGGCTGAACGGGATTTCACCATGGAGGATAGTGTTGACTTGTTTTGTGCAGAATTAGTAACACCTCCATCCATGCGAGGGAAGAAACGGCTTAGCCGCAAAGATATTAAATCTGCTCGAGAAATTTCTGTTGTGAGAAATCATGTTAAAAGAGTGATTGGAGTGTTGAGGCAAAAATATACAATTCTAGGCTCAACTCTGCCTGTAAACCTCATTAGAGTGGAACAAAATGGTAAAGTGGAGGATAGCCTTATTGACAAGATAGTGTTAACATGTTGTGCTCTGTGTAATCTCTGTCAAACCGTAGTGCCTTCTGATTGA
- the LOC111858574 gene encoding uncharacterized protein isoform X1 encodes MVCCAAWGCSNRSEKGVKMYGFPSDTKRRKKWLAQVRRRNFTITNDYNNKKLCQEHFHADQFVKTKKGKTRLRADAIPTIFVHRRVVKKKRAPILQCTPLLVNVKHIAVEHSYSVKGSTAFLSSSSTDALSHNSPAASLLLHPAAPSAPTVLQLPLDAVNPKLAELHHNTERLPKTQENEWIAVIHGDAWNPGPEMWISGCHSMSGKKRDDPLHPDFVPSLFSFTSTTDQTWAVNNLERHIQSQEVSEKRHVNACKELAATALLNLHQSPTSEAEVQVVEIQSPEVQTEERHNDITSLHEQIKSLSTKCQSLRDKVHKLESELKFCTLDASQFDDDKMKYFTGLPNLQTFMLLFSNVSSVHPATAEQNKPTWELLLTLMKLRLNLSEEFLGHLFGINQSTVSRIFLHWIHVMANKLQPLILWPKREDVRHSLPICFQTFFKNCVSIIDCFEVFIECPSDLKAQGQTWSIYKQNNTLKFLISITPQGTISFVSKAWGGRFTDKHLTKYSGFLEQLLPGDLVLAERDFTMEDSVDLFCAELVTPPSMRGKKRLSRKDIKSAREISVVRNHVKRVIGVLRQKYTILGSTLPVNLIRVEQNGKVEDSLIDKIVLTCCALCNLCQTVVPSD; translated from the exons ATGGTTTGCTGTGCGGCATGGGGATGCTCCAATCGCTCAGAGAAAGGAGTAAAAATGTATGGTTTCCCCAGTGACACgaagaggagaaaaaaatggTTGGCTCAAGTCCGCAGGAGAAATTTCACTATAACGAATGattacaacaacaaaaaactatGTCAG GAACATTTTCATGCAGACCAATTTGTGAAGACCAAAAAGGGCAAGACTAGACTGAGAGCAGATGCTATTCCCACCATCTTTGTGCATCGCCGTGTGGTCAAAAAGAAGAGAGCCCCTATACTACAATGCACCCCTCTACTTGTAAATGTAAagcacatagctgttgagcacAGCTATAGTGTTAAAGGTAGCACAG CATTCCTGAGCAGCAGTAGCACTGATGCTCTGTCACATAACAGTCCTGCAGCATCACTGCTCCTCCACCCCGCAGCACCCAGTGCTCCTACG GTCCTCCAACTTCCCTTGGATGCCGTGAATCCAAAATTAGCTGAGCTGCATCATAATACAGAAAG GCTGCCAAAAACTcaagaaaatgaatggattgCTGTAATCCACGGAGACGCCTGGAATCCAGGCCCCGAGATGTGGATTTCCGGTTGTCATTCCATGTCAG gaaaaaaGAGAGATGATCCCCTACACCCTGACTTTGTGCCAAGTCTTTTCAGTTTCACCTCCACCACTGATCAGACTTGGGCTGTCAACAACCTGGAAAGACATATACAATCTCAAGAAGTTTCTGAGAAAAGACATGTCAACGCATGTAAAGAGCTAGCTGCCACAGCTCTCCTGAACCTGCATCAAAGTCCTACCTCAGAAGCAGAAGTACAGGTTGTTGAAATCCAAAGCCCTGAGGTCCAGACAGAGGAGAGACACAATGACATTACCTCATTACACGAACAGATTAAATCTTTAAGCACCAAATGTCAATCACTGAGAGATAAAGTTCACAAATTAGAAAGTGAGTTGAAGTTTTGTACTCTTGATGCTTCACAATTTGATGACgacaaaatgaaatatttcacCGGACTACCCAACTTACAGACTTTCATGTTATTGTTCAGCAATGTGTCATCAGTTCATCCTGCTACTGCAGAACAGAACAAGCCTACTTGGGAGCTTCTCCTTACATTGATGAAACTGCGCCTCAATCTGTCTGAGGAATTCTTAGGTCACCTCTTTGGGATTAATCAGTCAACAGTATCTAGAATCTTTCTCCATTGGATACATGTCATGGCAAACAAGCTTCAGCCCCTAATATTGTGGCCGAAAAGAGAAGACGTAAGACACAGCTTACCAATATGTTTTCAGACATTTTTTAAGAACTGTGTAAGCATAATTGACTGCTTTGAGGTTTTCATAGAGTGTCCTTCAGATTTAAAAGCTCAAGGTCAAACATGGAGCATCTACAAACAAAACAACACTCTGAAGTTTCTTATTTCAATCACCCCACAGGGTACCATCTCCTTTGTGTCAAAGGCCTGGGGTGGACGTTTCACAGACAAACACCTTACCAAATACAGTGGGTTCCTTGAACAGCTCCTGCCAGGGGACTTGGTACTGGCTGAACGGGATTTCACCATGGAGGATAGTGTTGACTTGTTTTGTGCAGAATTAGTAACACCTCCATCCATGCGAGGGAAGAAACGGCTTAGCCGCAAAGATATTAAATCTGCTCGAGAAATTTCTGTTGTGAGAAATCATGTTAAAAGAGTGATTGGAGTGTTGAGGCAAAAATATACAATTCTAGGCTCAACTCTGCCTGTAAACCTCATTAGAGTGGAACAAAATGGTAAAGTGGAGGATAGCCTTATTGACAAGATAGTGTTAACATGTTGTGCTCTGTGTAATCTCTGTCAAACCGTAGTGCCTTCTGATTGA